Within the Corticium candelabrum chromosome 6, ooCorCand1.1, whole genome shotgun sequence genome, the region GTCGGTGTTAACGATTCGGAATTCCCCACGGGGAACTCAATTGGCTGGAAGTTTTCTAACCCATTCCCACATGTTATGGACATAGTCAATAGTATCAATAGTGTTGATGGTGCTTGCCCTGCTCACGAACTTCAAGTTGCAAATGTGGAGAGTGATATCAATGAACACTCAGGGTGGTTTATCTCCGGATATTCAAAGCTTCTAAAGACACTGAAGTTTCTGTACAAGAAAACACTGAAGGCCATGCTGATCCAATCACCACTGTTGTCACCTAGTGACGAAGGCACCGACGAGCCTGATGGATCTAGTCAATTGTGGGATCACTTTGGGAATTCCTTGTCACTGACTTGCTTGGGAGTCGAGATGGTCAATCGTGAGTTGAGAGGAATGGTGTGTGATCAACATGGAGAGGTTACAAATGGAAGTACTGAGTTGTACTACCTTCCTGCACAATTCGTTATTGTACGTGATGGCCTAAATACGAGCAGCCCTTATCACATCGTCAGCATTCTTTGCTTGGGTATGGGTCCGAACCAGGACTTCTTTCTGTCGTTGTTTACTGATAATACACGAGGAACAAGATTTGCTGTCGAGGTGAGGTGGACGAATGTCTGTAGACTTTATTGCAAATtgaatgagacagacagacaggcagacagacagacaacagatagacagacagacacacagacagacaaaatacacacagacagacacagacaggcaggcaggaagaaagacagacagacacagacagacagacacagacagacagtcacagacagacagacagacagacacacagaccagacagacagacagacagacaagagagaaaggcagacagacaagacagaaaggcagacagacaagacagaaaggcagacagacaagacagaaaggcagacagacagacagaacacacACTAGAGACACCATTTCTGACCAACACCAATTACATATATAAGCATCCTTATCAAACGTATTTCCAATCACTAAATACTTCTTCTTTTCCCATCACTGTAGAAATCTACTGATGGCAACGGCAAGAACCTCCAAGTGCCAACAGATCGCAAATTTCACTTTCGAATGAAGAAAGCCACTACGGGCTACCGATTTCAAGCAGACAGTGGGGACCAGCGCTACCTCGCCTTTACTGCAGATGGCACACAAGCAGCAGTGTATGATCAACACGTGACGTCTAGCCCATCCAACTTGAACTCACAGTTTGTATTCATGCCCATCCCGCACTAAACAAGACGGAACTATAATTGTTGTTATTCTTGACATTTTTGCTATTTAAATTAGAAAGGTTTAGTCGGTTAACTTAGTTAATTGGTTAGCGAGTAGGTTGATATCAAGTGATTATATCGATGACGTATTACAATATTGGTTGGTACACTGTGCTTCTTTATAAGCAGGAAAGTATATTTGGATTGGACTGTTCTTTTTTAGACTTTTATTGTGAAAAGAGGATTTTGGTGTATACGATAGTTGCTTGTCGGTAGTGGCAGTTGTTTGAATTTGAGATATATGCTATTTGAGTTCTGTACGCTGTGAGAGTCATACTTCTGTTTCAGGAAATTTtttgcacgcacgcacactcaccctcaagcacacacgcgcgcgcacaccacacacacacacacacacacacacacacacacacacacacacacacacacacacacacacacacgcactcacacacacacacgcacacacacacacacacacacacacacacacacacacacacacacacacacacgcacacaacacacgcgcgcgtgcgcacgcacacacacacacacacacacacacacacacacacatacacacacacacacacacacacacacacacacacacatacacacacacacacactcacatacacacacacacacacacacacacacacacacacacacacatacacacacacacacacgcgcgcgcgcgcgcacacacacacacacacacacacacacacacacacacacacacacacgcacacaacacacgcgcgcacacgcgcgcgtgcgcacgcacacacacacacacacacacacacacacacacacacacacatacacacacacacacacacacacacacacatacacacacacacactcacatacacacacacacacacacacacacacacacacacacacacacacacacacacacacacacacatacacacacgcacacacgcacacaacacacgcccgcgcacacgcgcgcacacgcacacacacacacacacacacacacacacacaaacacacacacacacacacacacacacacacacacagacacacacacacacacacacacacacacacacacacacacacacacagacacacacacagacacacacacacacacacacagacacacacacacacacacacacacacacacacacacacacacacacacatgcacgcatgcacacacacagtgatgcacacgcacacacacactcacacacatacacacacacgcacacacacacacacacacacacacacacagtgacacacacacacacagtgacacacacacacacacacacacacacacacacacacacacacacacacacacacacacacacacacacacagtgacacacatacacacacacgcacacacacacacacacacacacacacacacacacacacacagtgacacacatacacacacacgcacacacacacacacacacacacacacacacactcacacacatacacacacatgcacacacacacacacacatacacacacacgcacacacacacacacacacacacacacacacacacactcacacacatacacacacatgcacacacacacacacacatacacacacacgcacacacacatacgcacacacacacacacacacacgcacgcgcgcacacacacacacacacacacacacacacacacagtgacacacacgcgcgcgcgcgcgagcacacacacacacacacacacactcacacacacacacacacacacacacacacgcacacacacacacacacacacacacacacacacacacacacacacacacacacacacaactacatgcacatatgctcgtagctctgaagcgagtagaacacagcttcatacttactagtgatattattgcaactaaatgcaacatctgattcaaaccacctatacacaaacactgcatagctcttagcatattttgcaagtacactgtaaacctaagatcCACAAGCTCGAGATATGAGGCTATACGTGTAGACCAAGTATGATTTAGAAAATGTGCAtttttgttaggctataaaatctttgtttaacTAATGGAGTAGATTGCGCTTTCGCattcctaaaaacttaccaaactacaattttaaaaactttttctctgaaaaaagaaatagatgtagggattgtctagaaagtaatagaaacaagatctatagataatatgaaccaaagccaaacatcattagtgaatccttccaacccactaaaagtaaaatgtagggaatgggggtggaaggattcactaatgatgcctggctttggttcatattatctatagatcttgtttctattactttctagacaatccctacatctatttcttttttcagagaaaaagtttaaAATTGTAGTACACATATAACTAACAGTAGACGCGTGCCACATTCAATCAGTAAGAAAACCAGACAGCTAACTCAGTATCATCACAATAGAAACTTTATCAGTCAGTTACCTCAAAATGCTTTCATCATTACAACTTAATTGAAAGTATGCGGTTACAAGAAAACACACCCTGATGATgaaatacacatgcacacctcTATGTACATGTTACTTTCAACATCAAGCACCACATATAACCGCATGACAAAAGCAAATTGTGGCATAACTGCATGCACAAGCGCGTGAACGCGATGTTCTTAGCTCTGGATGAGCCTCACTTTCCTGACGGTCTATCCCTTTCGACTCAAAATGGACACAAAACGTGGAAGGAGGAACACAGACGGTCAAGACGTGCATGCAAGAAGTCAAAAGGTGCATCGTGTGATGTACACTTGCAGTTGCAAGAGCTCGACTTGAGAGACTTGAGAGTAGATCGTCATGATGGGAGAATCCCTAGGAAGCTTTATGGGTATATGCTACATGGTAGGAGACTACGCAAGAGGAAAGACGGTAGGACAAAACGTGTACTCAAACATATCAACAGACACATGAAAATGCTGCACTCCAATTGTCCTTCAAAATACGAGTCAATGATGCCATTCAATTCGAGGACTGGAGGTCGGGAGGATTACGATTCGTGTGTACACCTGGAGCTTGGATTGTGCTACAAAGTGAAAAAGCATCCAGATGGCACAATGCAAACCATTCTGCTCTCGACCTTCTTCACGCCACTCAATTTCTACAACCTCAAATCAAAAGTGATAATATGGTAGAAAATGATTTTCGTGACGTCAtcatttgtgttttttgtttagcCAACAAAGAGATAccaacacacagatggacgaGACTCGGACACctcagatgatgatgacacaTCGGATGATGATAGCACatcagatgatgatgacacaTCGGATGATCATGATGTACATGATGTACCAGATGGAGAGAAATTCTGTGTTCATCAAGGGCATCCGATCTATTTCACTCGTTATGGTCTTGCACTCACCAATGGACCATACATGATGATTGATGAGAATGGAGAGATCAATTGTCAAGGGACGGAGTACGTATTTCGACCAGCACAGTTTAAGATCGTTGTCAATCACTTGAATGTGTCAATACCTGGACACGTTGTGAGCATCATGGCCCTCGGAATGGGATCGGAGGATATGTACTTTGTGTCTCTGTTCACTGATAGAACAAATGGAACAAGATTTGCTGTTGAGGTAAGACTtttgcatacatgtacacacacaaatacacacacacacacacacacacacacacacacacacacacacacacacacacacacacacacaccttacctacctacctacctacctacatacaaacacacaaatacatacatacagacatacgcacacatacatacatacggacatacatacatatacctacacacacacacacacacacacacacacacacacacacacacacacacacacacacacactctctctctctctctctctcacacacacacacacacacactcacacacacacacacacacacacacacacacacacacacacacacacaaacaaacagaaaacactaTGTACACACAATCACATCAACCACAGCAATCTGATCTCAGGAAGACCACCACCAACCCCATAGCTAGAGCAGCAAGTGTCTGAGGGCATGCAGCATGCAATAGTTAATCAAGTCAACTAACTAACAATAAGCATGATGCAATTTTCACCCACAATTGTGTTGATTTCATTATCACTTGCACTTCTCACAATACACTCTATCACACCACTTTCAAGTGACTTTGTTTgcacactaattaattaattaattaattaattaatgccccaaaatttttattttcataTTTCAATCTCTGATATCTGTATTTGTTTCAGAGAGTTGAAAAGAGCCAACTGACTCCTGCAATGACTCCCATCAAGCCCGAGTTCCAATTTCTTGTAACCAAAGACAAGGACACGGCCTACTATCAGTTCCAGGCAACAACACCCGACAGCGACGGCAACAAACGTTATCTAGC harbors:
- the LOC134181056 gene encoding uncharacterized protein LOC134181056 gives rise to the protein MIDLAAEVDCRNISKSSDELESVPRLSPFHRLPSHHHIFEHLSSQRHADGFPPTLLDYHLESLPLQTLTDDLSTRTMSRLEQIHCRLYREVKKRRRKLESMDRVRVNDVVLAVDLELGLVYSVERSVHTLLYCFHRPLRLLNIPDEVGVNDSEFPTGNSIGWKFSNPFPHVMDIVNSINSVDGACPAHELQVANVESDINEHSGWFISGYSKLLKTLKFLYKKTLKAMLIQSPLLSPSDEGTDEPDGSSQLWDHFGNSLSLTCLGVEMVNRELRGMVCDQHGEVTNGSTELYYLPAQFVIVRDGLNTSSPYHIVSILCLGMGPNQDFFLSLFTDNTRGTRFAVEKSTDGNGKNLQVPTDRKFHFRMKKATTGYRFQADSGDQRYLAFTADGTQAAVYDQHVTSSPSNLNSQFVFMPIPH
- the LOC134181100 gene encoding uncharacterized protein LOC134181100, coding for MHKRVNAMFLALDEPHFPDGLSLSTQNGHKTWKEEHRRSRRACKKSKGASCDVHLQLQELDLRDLRVDRHDGRIPRKLYGYMLHGRRLRKRKDGRTKRVLKHINRHMKMLHSNCPSKYESMMPFNSRTGGREDYDSCVHLELGLCYKVKKHPDGTMQTILLSTFFTPLNFYNLKSKPTKRYQHTDGRDSDTSDDDDTSDDDSTSDDDDTSDDHDVHDVPDGEKFCVHQGHPIYFTRYGLALTNGPYMMIDENGEINCQGTEYVFRPAQFKIVVNHLNVSIPGHVVSIMALGMGSEDMYFVSLFTDRTNGTRFAVERVEKSQLTPAMTPIKPEFQFLVTKDKDTAYYQFQATTPDSDGNKRYLAFDEEGKQVTLTDNDVKSKSKQLVSQSLLCLTPLTHN